From one [Ruminococcus] lactaris ATCC 29176 genomic stretch:
- a CDS encoding LysR family transcriptional regulator, with the protein MTLNQILYFQTVARHQHFRLAAAELSISQPSLSRSIAVLEEELGIILFERKGRTVTLTKYGKLFLEHADRILDEVRLAQKHMKKLSGNAGHVDIGYVFPLAAHYIPHTVRRFLSTQKNKDVTFNFHQSHTGEMIRGLKNEKYDVIFGSYVEDEPDIQFVPILNQEMIIITPVGHPLSKKEQVSIHDLEHYPLIGYDRTSGLGRFTSRTYTSYTLHPNIICESPDENAIASLVAEDFGIALVADVAILDHFKLEKLHLSDVTLHHTVYLAYLRGHYQIPAVRNFISFIKKEGTSL; encoded by the coding sequence ATGACACTCAATCAGATTCTCTATTTTCAGACCGTTGCCCGCCACCAGCACTTCCGCCTGGCTGCAGCCGAGCTGTCTATTTCACAGCCCAGCTTAAGCCGTTCCATCGCAGTACTGGAAGAGGAGCTTGGTATCATCCTCTTTGAACGAAAGGGGCGTACCGTCACCCTTACCAAATATGGGAAACTTTTTTTAGAGCATGCCGACCGGATTCTTGATGAAGTCCGGCTTGCCCAGAAGCATATGAAGAAACTGTCCGGGAATGCCGGTCATGTGGATATCGGTTATGTCTTTCCGCTTGCCGCACACTATATTCCCCATACAGTACGCAGATTTCTCAGTACACAGAAAAATAAAGACGTAACCTTTAATTTCCATCAGAGCCATACCGGAGAGATGATCCGTGGATTAAAAAATGAAAAGTATGATGTCATTTTCGGATCTTATGTAGAAGATGAACCAGACATCCAGTTCGTCCCTATCCTGAACCAGGAAATGATCATCATCACCCCTGTTGGCCACCCGCTTTCAAAAAAAGAGCAGGTTTCCATCCATGATCTGGAACATTACCCGCTCATCGGTTATGATCGTACTTCCGGTCTTGGACGCTTTACCAGCCGGACTTATACTTCCTATACACTCCATCCGAATATCATCTGTGAATCCCCGGATGAAAACGCCATTGCCTCTCTTGTTGCAGAAGATTTTGGGATTGCCCTTGTTGCGGATGTTGCGATCCTGGATCACTTCAAATTAGAAAAGCTGCATTTAAGTGATGTCACACTCCATCATACTGTATATCTCGCCTACCTGCGGGGGCATTATCAGATCCCTGCTGTCCGCAATTTTATTTCCTTTATAAAAAAAGAAGGAACTTCTCTGTGA
- a CDS encoding shikimate dehydrogenase, translated as MAERITGHTELIGLMAYPIRHSSSPAMHNEAFATLGLDYAYLAFEVDNSTLEDAIKGLRALKMVGSNVSMPNKTVVGQYLDELSPAAEMCGAVNTIVNDNGKLIGHITDGIGFMQALKDNDIDVIGKKMTICGAGGAATAIEIQAALDGVKEISIFNIHDKFWDNAVETVKKINEKTECKATLYDLDDKEKLKEEMDSSYLFVNGTGVGMKPLEDLSVVPDKSFFRPELIVVDVPYSPLETKMRKMAKEAGCKTMNGLGMMLFQGAAAFKLWTGKEMPIDHMKEVLNIRYDD; from the coding sequence ATGGCAGAGAGAATCACAGGACACACAGAATTAATCGGACTTATGGCTTACCCGATCAGACATTCAAGTTCACCGGCAATGCATAATGAAGCATTTGCAACACTTGGTCTTGATTATGCTTACCTTGCATTTGAAGTTGACAACAGCACACTGGAAGATGCGATCAAAGGACTTCGTGCTTTAAAGATGGTAGGATCTAACGTTTCTATGCCAAATAAGACAGTAGTTGGACAGTATCTGGACGAACTGTCACCGGCAGCAGAGATGTGTGGAGCAGTTAATACAATCGTAAATGATAACGGAAAACTGATCGGACATATCACAGACGGAATCGGATTTATGCAGGCATTAAAGGATAATGATATTGATGTGATCGGAAAGAAAATGACGATCTGCGGAGCAGGCGGAGCTGCAACAGCAATCGAAATCCAGGCAGCACTTGACGGAGTAAAAGAAATCTCCATCTTCAATATCCATGATAAGTTCTGGGATAATGCAGTAGAGACTGTAAAGAAGATCAATGAAAAGACAGAGTGCAAAGCTACATTATATGATTTAGATGATAAAGAGAAATTAAAAGAAGAGATGGATTCTTCTTACCTGTTTGTAAACGGAACAGGTGTTGGAATGAAGCCGTTAGAGGATCTGTCAGTTGTTCCTGACAAGTCATTCTTCCGTCCGGAACTGATCGTTGTTGATGTACCATATTCTCCACTTGAGACAAAGATGCGTAAGATGGCAAAAGAAGCTGGATGCAAGACAATGAACGGACTTGGAATGATGCTGTTCCAGGGAGCTGCTGCATTCAAGCTCTGGACAGGAAAAGAGATGCCGATCGACCACATGAAGGAAGTCCTGAACATCAGATATGATGACTAA
- a CDS encoding MFS transporter: MNKKYMPSALILYLNYFIHGIGCSILGQAVIKEALAASWGVEAMAITAISAALGLGRLIALPFAGPLSDKLGRRISTAIGSGSYAIYLIGLALAFNAGTNGGYTIAYVCAIIGGIANSFLDTGIYPAVAEIIYKAPGVATMGIKFFIAIAQMILPFVLGATVATTATGLVSYNMLFYICGVIYVVLLVLVMLFPLPDADQKAAGKKEGLIDSLKHTHFSIESVAMILIGFTCTGTFQLWLNCAQNFAKENVGWADPSIMQTYYSAGTLIALVVTALLTRKIKDVRFIVAYPVICLATLIVVLVGQSKPLMIAGAFIIGWAGAGGLLQIATSVCNMLFPKIKGTITALIMIASSLCNYTILTAAAKMQPSQVMVMNIVLTAVGVALGLFVNVRYGVLLKNAEEA; the protein is encoded by the coding sequence ATGAATAAGAAATATATGCCAAGTGCATTGATTTTGTATTTAAATTATTTTATCCATGGTATTGGCTGTTCCATTCTGGGACAGGCTGTTATAAAAGAAGCTCTTGCCGCATCCTGGGGTGTAGAGGCAATGGCGATCACTGCAATCTCAGCGGCATTAGGACTCGGACGTCTGATCGCCCTGCCGTTTGCAGGTCCGTTATCTGACAAACTGGGACGCCGCATTTCTACTGCAATCGGAAGTGGTTCTTATGCAATCTACCTGATCGGTCTTGCACTTGCATTTAATGCAGGAACAAATGGTGGATATACGATCGCTTATGTATGTGCGATCATCGGAGGTATTGCAAACTCCTTCCTGGATACAGGAATTTATCCGGCAGTTGCAGAGATCATCTACAAAGCACCGGGTGTTGCTACAATGGGAATTAAATTTTTCATTGCCATCGCACAGATGATCCTTCCGTTTGTATTGGGAGCAACTGTTGCTACAACAGCTACAGGACTGGTTTCCTATAATATGCTGTTTTATATCTGCGGTGTTATTTATGTAGTACTGCTTGTACTGGTTATGCTTTTCCCACTTCCTGATGCAGATCAGAAAGCAGCAGGAAAGAAGGAAGGTCTGATCGACAGCTTAAAACATACTCATTTCTCTATCGAGTCTGTAGCTATGATCCTGATCGGATTTACCTGCACGGGAACATTCCAGTTATGGCTTAACTGTGCACAGAACTTTGCAAAAGAGAATGTAGGCTGGGCTGATCCGTCCATCATGCAGACATATTATTCAGCAGGAACACTGATCGCACTGGTTGTGACAGCACTGCTGACAAGAAAGATCAAAGATGTACGTTTTATCGTGGCATATCCGGTGATCTGCCTGGCAACACTGATCGTTGTACTGGTAGGACAGAGCAAGCCGCTGATGATCGCAGGAGCATTTATCATCGGATGGGCAGGAGCAGGCGGACTGCTTCAGATCGCAACTTCTGTATGCAATATGCTTTTCCCGAAGATCAAGGGAACGATCACAGCTCTGATTATGATCGCATCCTCACTTTGTAACTACACGATCCTTACAGCAGCAGCAAAGATGCAGCCATCCCAGGTTATGGTAATGAACATTGTTCTTACAGCAGTAGGCGTGGCACTGGGACTTTTTGTAAATGTAAGATATGGTGTACTTCTGAAAAATGCAGAGGAAGCATAA
- the aroD gene encoding type I 3-dehydroquinate dehydratase, protein MNTVKVRNIEIGAGIPKICVPIVGVTREEILAAAETIKSTKADVVEWRVDWYEDIFDFAKTEETMKALREVLGETPILFTFRTSKEGGEKSIETETYVELNQNAAKTGLVDLVDVEAFTGDDAVKAVVETAHANGVKVIASNHDFHKTPAKDEIVSRLRKMQELGADIPKIAVMPQNKKDVLTLLSATEEMASEYADRPIITMSMSGTGVISRLCGEVFGSALTFGAVGKVSAPGQMGIEDLTTVLGLLHKSL, encoded by the coding sequence ATGAATACTGTAAAAGTAAGAAATATTGAAATTGGTGCAGGAATCCCGAAAATCTGTGTACCGATCGTTGGGGTAACAAGAGAAGAAATCCTTGCAGCAGCAGAAACTATCAAATCTACAAAGGCCGATGTTGTTGAGTGGCGTGTAGACTGGTATGAAGATATTTTCGATTTTGCAAAGACAGAAGAGACAATGAAAGCTCTTCGTGAGGTACTTGGTGAGACTCCGATCCTGTTCACATTCCGTACATCCAAAGAAGGCGGAGAGAAATCCATTGAGACAGAAACTTATGTAGAACTGAATCAGAATGCGGCAAAAACAGGACTGGTTGACCTTGTAGACGTAGAAGCGTTTACAGGAGATGATGCGGTGAAAGCAGTTGTTGAGACAGCACATGCAAATGGTGTAAAAGTCATTGCTTCTAATCACGATTTCCATAAGACTCCTGCAAAGGACGAAATCGTATCCCGTTTAAGAAAAATGCAGGAATTAGGAGCAGATATTCCAAAGATCGCTGTAATGCCTCAGAATAAGAAAGATGTTCTGACACTTCTTTCTGCTACAGAGGAAATGGCATCAGAATATGCAGACCGTCCGATCATTACAATGTCCATGTCAGGAACCGGTGTGATCAGTCGTCTTTGCGGTGAAGTATTCGGTTCAGCACTGACATTTGGAGCAGTTGGAAAAGTATCCGCTCCGGGACAGATGGGAATTGAAGATTTGACAACAGTTCTTGGCCTGCTTCATAAGAGTCTGTAA
- a CDS encoding alpha/beta hydrolase codes for MTGMNNRETFLKTEPEMDITQFAKTELDLVYADESPNQILDVFYPEDGEGPYPLVIVFHGGAFAAGHKRTHYIKSMCLPVTQGYAVATVEYRLLQEAKWPAQLIDGKAAIRYLRANAEKLNLDPDRFAVWGNSAGGTVTQLLAVTADEEDMDDLNVGVKASSKIDCAIAWYTISELCSAEQFGTDIYEVRKQTGAGKGMMPGDGESNDSMFTMLLGYNPLYYPERTSKVSPISHVKESCPPMLIQHGTNDLVIDYHQSVYMAEKVKAVCGEDRVELDLFENEPHGSQVIKADQNIEKCIDFLDKHFYEGKNPYRKPLGKIRIVGENEDK; via the coding sequence ATGACAGGGATGAACAACAGAGAGACATTTCTGAAGACAGAGCCGGAGATGGATATCACGCAGTTTGCAAAGACCGAACTGGATCTTGTCTATGCAGATGAGTCACCGAACCAGATTCTGGATGTTTTTTATCCGGAAGACGGAGAAGGCCCATATCCGCTGGTGATCGTATTCCATGGTGGAGCTTTTGCGGCGGGACACAAGAGGACACATTACATTAAGTCAATGTGTCTGCCTGTGACACAGGGATACGCAGTTGCAACGGTAGAGTATCGTCTTTTACAGGAAGCAAAATGGCCGGCACAGCTAATCGACGGAAAAGCAGCAATCCGCTATCTGCGTGCCAATGCAGAGAAACTGAATTTAGACCCGGATCGGTTTGCAGTATGGGGAAATTCAGCAGGCGGTACAGTGACGCAGCTTCTGGCAGTGACAGCAGACGAGGAAGACATGGATGATCTGAATGTCGGAGTAAAAGCATCTTCAAAGATCGACTGTGCCATTGCATGGTATACGATCAGTGAGCTTTGTTCTGCAGAGCAGTTCGGAACAGACATTTATGAAGTGCGTAAGCAGACCGGTGCAGGCAAGGGAATGATGCCGGGTGACGGAGAATCAAATGACTCAATGTTTACGATGCTGCTGGGATATAATCCACTGTATTATCCGGAACGTACAAGTAAGGTAAGCCCGATCAGTCATGTAAAGGAAAGTTGTCCGCCAATGCTGATTCAGCATGGAACAAATGACCTGGTCATCGACTATCATCAGTCTGTCTACATGGCAGAAAAGGTAAAAGCTGTCTGCGGAGAAGACCGCGTGGAGCTGGATCTCTTTGAAAATGAACCGCATGGTTCTCAGGTAATCAAGGCAGATCAGAATATTGAGAAGTGTATCGACTTTCTTGATAAACATTTTTACGAAGGAAAGAACCCATACCGGAAGCCGCTTGGCAAGATTCGGATCGTGGGTGAGAATGAGGACAAATAA
- a CDS encoding GntP family permease, translating to MATTISVIGLLLAAIIFVVAIWKGLDVFTSTILVSFIIILTSWMDWWTSLSSYAEGYVGFIQNNVFVLVIGAVFGELMAASGCAESIANVVTEKMGAKRVILSIALITTVFVYVGVSGFVVLFVLAPIATIMMKQAGYPYRMIPGIIFIGATCSAMIPYAINITNIMPAQYLGTSMGSAPILGWVAFVVSFAVGYFYMVHAAKKAAIKEGTAIDESQPVKIQPTRDDLPSFWVALIPFILVVVLVLALSNLTDMNTNAIVVLSMFVGSVVIVLFCHKQVGSVAKILEKGVNNGIGATVMAAAILGFSGVLQSCPGFQSIINFVMGLKMNPYLTEFFGLNILAGILGSGTSSIAMFFEHLSDGLLAKGASAGALHRLAPACATGMNTLPNAGGMVAQLRWMKLSLAESYWYVFMTSVLAPMIGSLAAVIVAMIIY from the coding sequence ATGGCAACAACAATATCAGTCATCGGATTATTGCTGGCAGCAATCATCTTTGTAGTAGCAATCTGGAAGGGACTTGATGTATTTACATCTACGATTCTGGTTTCATTTATCATTATCCTGACAAGCTGGATGGACTGGTGGACATCACTGAGTTCTTATGCAGAGGGGTATGTAGGATTTATTCAGAACAATGTATTTGTACTTGTAATCGGAGCAGTGTTTGGGGAACTGATGGCAGCATCAGGTTGTGCTGAATCCATTGCAAATGTAGTTACAGAAAAAATGGGTGCAAAACGAGTTATCCTGTCTATCGCACTGATCACAACGGTATTCGTATATGTGGGAGTATCAGGATTTGTAGTACTTTTCGTACTGGCACCGATCGCAACGATCATGATGAAGCAGGCAGGATACCCATACCGTATGATTCCGGGAATCATCTTTATCGGAGCAACCTGCTCAGCAATGATCCCGTATGCCATCAATATTACAAACATCATGCCGGCACAGTATCTCGGAACTTCCATGGGATCAGCACCGATCCTTGGATGGGTCGCTTTCGTGGTATCTTTTGCAGTGGGATATTTTTACATGGTTCATGCAGCAAAAAAAGCAGCGATCAAAGAGGGAACAGCAATCGATGAATCCCAGCCAGTTAAGATCCAGCCGACAAGAGATGATCTTCCGTCTTTCTGGGTAGCACTGATCCCGTTTATCCTGGTTGTAGTACTGGTACTTGCTCTTTCTAACCTGACAGATATGAATACAAATGCAATCGTTGTACTGAGTATGTTTGTTGGTTCTGTTGTGATTGTTCTGTTCTGTCATAAACAGGTCGGAAGTGTGGCAAAGATTCTTGAAAAGGGTGTAAATAATGGAATCGGAGCAACTGTAATGGCAGCAGCGATTCTTGGATTTTCAGGCGTACTTCAGTCCTGTCCGGGATTCCAGTCCATTATCAACTTTGTAATGGGTCTGAAGATGAACCCGTATCTGACAGAGTTCTTCGGACTGAATATCCTTGCCGGTATCCTTGGAAGCGGAACCTCTTCCATCGCCATGTTCTTTGAACATTTGTCAGACGGTCTGCTTGCAAAGGGTGCAAGTGCAGGAGCACTTCACAGACTGGCACCGGCATGTGCAACCGGTATGAATACACTGCCAAATGCAGGTGGAATGGTTGCACAGCTCCGCTGGATGAAACTGTCACTGGCAGAAAGTTACTGGTATGTATTTATGACATCCGTACTTGCTCCAATGATCGGTTCACTGGCAGCAGTAATTGTAGCTATGATCATCTATTAA
- a CDS encoding TRAP transporter small permease, whose protein sequence is MKKALQWLDENLEEVLLVIALAAMAVIMGIQVIARYIFGASLSWSEELTRYIFIWAGFLSVSYCTKKCISIKIEQFVAMFPKRGKAIFKGVNHTFELILFLYLIPFAWKYLLSAIANGQTSPAMGIPMYYVQAAPLMGFILSAIRVFQRWIIEWKRVFRKGGE, encoded by the coding sequence ATGAAAAAAGCATTACAATGGTTAGATGAGAACCTGGAAGAAGTATTACTGGTCATTGCACTTGCAGCCATGGCAGTGATCATGGGAATACAGGTCATTGCAAGATATATATTCGGAGCTTCACTTTCCTGGTCGGAAGAACTGACCCGGTATATATTTATCTGGGCAGGATTCCTGAGTGTGAGTTATTGTACGAAAAAATGTATTTCTATCAAGATCGAGCAGTTTGTGGCGATGTTCCCAAAGAGGGGAAAAGCCATTTTCAAAGGAGTGAATCATACATTTGAACTGATCTTATTTCTTTATCTGATCCCGTTTGCATGGAAATATCTGTTGTCTGCAATCGCAAATGGACAGACAAGCCCGGCAATGGGAATCCCGATGTACTATGTGCAGGCAGCACCGTTGATGGGATTTATCCTGTCAGCGATCCGGGTATTCCAGAGATGGATCATTGAGTGGAAGAGAGTATTCAGGAAGGGAGGAGAATGA
- a CDS encoding TRAP transporter large permease: MPAVVVFLIFVICLILAIPVSISLGIASVLPGAVDPSFTASGTYVIRSMLGGIDSFPLLAVPMFVLSGIIMARGGISRKLFDVFAYFMGKRTAGMPCAVVVTCLFYGAISGSAPATVAAVGSMTIPILMEMGYDKKFSTALVAVAGGLGVIIPPSIPFIMYGTASGASVSDLFIAGIIPGVMIGGLLMVYAIYYCKKHGEDQEKKLAMVGKLHDKGLLRVLKDSAFALLSPVIILGCIYTGVASPTEAAVISVFYALIISLFVYKSIKIRDIWTIMVEAIRTYAPILFILAASIAFSRVLTLMQVPQEISAWILAHFTNKIVLLLVLNVFLLIVGMVMDTTPAILILTPILLPIVEAVGIHPIHFGIVMVVNLAIGFVTPPIGVNLFVASSLTDVPVMEIAKKAMPMILYFFAALLIVTFVPAVSLALL; this comes from the coding sequence ATGCCGGCGGTGGTTGTATTTTTGATTTTTGTGATCTGTCTGATCCTTGCGATTCCGGTATCCATATCTCTCGGAATTGCATCGGTACTTCCGGGAGCGGTAGATCCGTCCTTTACAGCAAGCGGAACTTATGTCATCCGTTCTATGCTTGGAGGAATCGACAGTTTCCCTTTGCTTGCAGTTCCGATGTTCGTACTTTCAGGAATTATCATGGCACGGGGTGGGATTTCAAGAAAATTATTTGATGTATTTGCTTATTTTATGGGAAAGAGAACCGCCGGGATGCCATGTGCAGTGGTTGTGACCTGTCTGTTTTACGGAGCGATTTCGGGATCAGCACCGGCTACGGTAGCCGCAGTAGGAAGTATGACGATCCCGATCCTTATGGAGATGGGATATGATAAGAAGTTTTCGACAGCTCTTGTGGCGGTTGCAGGCGGCCTGGGTGTTATTATTCCGCCAAGTATTCCGTTTATCATGTATGGAACGGCATCCGGTGCATCAGTCAGTGACCTCTTCATTGCAGGGATCATTCCGGGGGTAATGATCGGCGGTCTTCTGATGGTGTACGCGATCTACTATTGTAAAAAGCATGGGGAAGATCAGGAAAAGAAGCTGGCAATGGTCGGAAAGCTGCATGATAAGGGGCTTTTAAGGGTGTTAAAGGACAGTGCTTTTGCACTGCTCAGTCCGGTGATCATTCTTGGATGTATTTATACCGGTGTGGCATCTCCGACAGAGGCAGCAGTTATTTCGGTTTTTTACGCACTGATCATCAGTTTATTTGTCTATAAAAGTATTAAGATCAGAGATATCTGGACCATTATGGTAGAAGCAATCAGGACGTATGCACCGATCCTTTTTATTCTTGCTGCATCCATTGCATTTTCAAGAGTACTGACACTGATGCAGGTGCCGCAGGAAATCAGTGCATGGATCCTTGCACATTTTACGAATAAGATTGTCTTACTTCTTGTACTCAACGTATTTTTACTGATCGTTGGAATGGTGATGGATACAACTCCGGCAATCCTGATCCTGACACCGATCCTGCTCCCGATCGTTGAGGCAGTGGGGATCCATCCGATCCACTTTGGTATTGTCATGGTTGTCAATCTGGCAATCGGATTTGTAACACCGCCGATCGGAGTGAATTTATTTGTGGCAAGTTCACTGACAGATGTACCGGTGATGGAGATCGCAAAGAAAGCGATGCCGATGATCCTCTATTTCTTTGCTGCATTGCTGATCGTTACCTTTGTGCCGGCAGTAAGTCTTGCGTTATTGTAG
- a CDS encoding TRAP transporter substrate-binding protein, producing MKYRRLTGVMVSVAFLGLLTGCAGKESTEQRYAYPLGTASPEDTVTQIYAEKFAEEADRLSDGRIKITVYPNSVLGGDRELLESCYDGDIPFVVQNTAPQVNFIDDTAIFDAPCVFDDIEELRDKVDQPEFLSRMQESYRDAGYELLGYADQGFRVMSSNKEVSSFSDFKGQKIRTMEDPYQLSFWKKLKANPTPMSFSEVYIGLQQHTIDAQENPYEVIVSNRLYEQQDYIIETNHVPHLISLIVSEDFYKKLSEEDQKILREAEEIAKEYAREKSDERISEKIREIEESGTKIITPDEETREQMKEASTPVYDQIEKVTDPELFHLYTGR from the coding sequence ATGAAATATAGAAGACTGACAGGCGTGATGGTGAGCGTTGCCTTCCTGGGGCTGCTTACGGGGTGTGCCGGAAAAGAAAGTACAGAACAGCGGTATGCATATCCGCTCGGAACAGCCAGCCCTGAGGATACAGTGACGCAGATCTATGCGGAAAAATTCGCAGAAGAAGCGGACAGACTCAGTGACGGAAGGATCAAGATCACAGTATATCCGAACAGTGTACTTGGCGGGGACAGAGAACTGCTGGAGAGCTGCTATGACGGAGATATCCCATTTGTAGTACAGAATACAGCACCACAGGTTAATTTTATTGATGATACAGCAATCTTTGATGCACCGTGTGTGTTTGATGATATTGAAGAGCTGAGAGATAAGGTAGATCAGCCGGAGTTCCTGAGCCGGATGCAGGAGTCATACCGGGATGCGGGATATGAACTGCTGGGATATGCAGATCAGGGATTCCGCGTCATGTCCAGCAATAAGGAGGTCAGCAGTTTTTCAGATTTTAAAGGACAGAAGATCCGTACAATGGAAGATCCGTACCAGTTGAGCTTCTGGAAAAAGCTGAAAGCAAATCCGACTCCCATGAGCTTCAGTGAGGTGTATATCGGATTGCAGCAGCATACGATTGATGCACAGGAAAATCCATACGAAGTGATCGTTTCAAACCGGTTGTATGAGCAGCAGGATTACATTATTGAAACGAATCATGTACCGCATCTGATTTCATTGATCGTGAGTGAAGATTTTTATAAAAAGCTTTCAGAAGAGGATCAGAAGATCCTGCGTGAGGCAGAAGAGATTGCCAAGGAATATGCAAGAGAGAAGTCAGATGAGAGAATCAGTGAGAAGATCCGTGAGATCGAGGAGAGCGGAACCAAGATTATAACGCCTGATGAAGAGACAAGAGAGCAGATGAAAGAGGCGAGTACTCCGGTGTATGACCAAATTGAAAAAGTGACAGATCCGGAATTATTTCATCTTTATACAGGAAGATAA
- a CDS encoding branched-chain amino acid ABC transporter permease — MSFISYLVNGLSLGSVYALIALGYTMVYGIAKMLNFAHGDVIMIGAYVALVSMNQAGMPVPAAVLISIVVCTVLGVVMERIAYKPLRNASSSLAVLITAIGVSYLLQNVALLIFGANAKTFPSVIKWKGISVAGGELKISGETIVTIVVCVVIMVVLMAFVQKTKPGQAMRAVSEDRGAAQLMGINVNGTIALTFAIGSGLAAVAGVLLCSTYPSLTPYTGAMPGIKAFVAAVFGGIGSIPGAFIGGILLGLIEIFSKAYISSQMADAIVFAVLIVVLLVKPTGLLGKQIQEKV; from the coding sequence ATGAGTTTTATATCGTATTTGGTAAACGGACTTAGTCTGGGCAGCGTTTATGCACTCATTGCTCTTGGTTATACGATGGTATATGGAATTGCCAAGATGCTGAATTTTGCTCATGGTGATGTGATCATGATCGGTGCATATGTTGCTCTCGTCAGCATGAATCAGGCAGGGATGCCGGTTCCGGCTGCAGTATTGATCTCGATTGTTGTGTGTACAGTCCTGGGAGTTGTGATGGAGCGGATTGCTTATAAACCATTGAGGAACGCATCCTCTTCCCTGGCAGTACTGATCACAGCGATCGGTGTCAGCTATCTGTTACAGAATGTGGCACTTCTGATCTTTGGAGCGAATGCGAAGACATTTCCTTCAGTGATCAAATGGAAAGGCATTTCTGTTGCAGGAGGAGAACTGAAGATTTCAGGAGAGACGATCGTCACGATCGTCGTGTGCGTGGTGATTATGGTCGTGCTGATGGCATTTGTGCAGAAGACAAAGCCGGGACAGGCGATGCGTGCAGTATCAGAGGACAGAGGTGCGGCACAGTTAATGGGAATCAATGTAAACGGAACGATCGCCCTTACATTTGCAATCGGTTCAGGACTGGCGGCAGTTGCCGGGGTTCTTCTTTGTTCCACGTATCCGAGTCTCACACCGTATACAGGAGCAATGCCGGGAATCAAAGCGTTTGTTGCAGCAGTATTTGGTGGAATCGGATCGATCCCGGGAGCGTTTATCGGAGGAATCCTGCTGGGACTGATCGAAATTTTCAGTAAGGCATATATTTCTTCCCAGATGGCAGATGCAATCGTGTTTGCAGTACTGATCGTTGTGCTGCTGGTGAAACCTACCGGACTTTTAGGTAAGCAGATTCAGGAGAAAGTGTAG